A single region of the Accipiter gentilis chromosome 6, bAccGen1.1, whole genome shotgun sequence genome encodes:
- the LOC126039297 gene encoding aldehyde dehydrogenase family 3 member A2-like isoform X5, with product MQRMQEVVGRARAAFKSGRCRSLEFRMQQLKALERMVREKEEEILAAIKADLHKSGHNAYSHEILGVLGELALAMDKLPSWAAPQPVKKNLLTMRDEAYICLEPLGVVLIIGAWNYPFVLIMQPLIGAIAAGNAVVVKPSEISENTAQLVADLLPQYLDRELYPVVTGGVPETTELLTQRFDHILYTGNSTVGKIVMAAAAKHLTPVTLELGGKSPCYIDKDCDLAVACRRITWGKYMNCGQTCIAPDYIICDPSIQSKVVENIKATLQEFYGEDVKSSPDYERIINKRHFKRILGLLEGQKIAHGGEADEASCFIAPTILTDVSPESKVMEEEIFGPVLPILTMKSVDEAIEFINRREKPLALYVFSNDKKLIKRVISETSSGGVTGNDVIMHFFLSTLPFGGVGNSGMGAYHGKHSFETFSHRRACLIKDLKMEGMNNLRYPPSSQKKVDWAKFFLLKRFNKSRVGLVILALLGIVAAVVIKMVCC from the exons ATGCAGAGGATGCAGGAGGTCGTTGGGCGGGCGAGAGCCGCCTTCAAGTCGGGCCGGTGCCGCTCGCTCGAGTTCAGGATGCAGCAGCTGAAGGCCCTGGAGCGGATGGtgcgggagaaggaggaggagatccTGGCAGCCATCAAGGCAGATCTGCACAAG AGTGGACACAATGCATACAGCCATGAGATCCTGGGCGTTCTGGGGGAGCTGGCCCTGGCCATGGACAAGCTGCCGTCCTGGGCAGCCCCTCAGCCTGTGAAGAAGAACCTGCTGACGATGCGGGATGAGGCCTACATCTGCCTCGAGCCGCTGGGGGTGGTGCTGATCATCGGGGCCTGGAACTACCCCTTTGTCCTGATCATGCAACCTTTGATCGGGGCCATCGCAGCAG GTAATGCCGTGGTGGTGAAGCCATCAGAGATCAGCGAGAACACGGCTCAGCTGGTGGCTGATCTCCTCCCCCAGTACCTTGACCGG GAGCTGTATCCTGTGGTCACTGGAGGAGTACCTGAGACAACAGAGCTGCTGACGCAGAGATTTGATCACATCCTGTATACTGGTAACTCCACAGTGGGCAAAATCGTGATGGCAGCAGCCGCCAAGCACCTGACGCCCGTCACCCTGGAGCTGGGTGGGAAGAGCCCCTGTTACATTGACAAGGACTGTGACTTGGCTGTTGCCTGCAG GCGGATAACGTGGGGGAAGTACATGAACTGTGGGCAGACCTGCATCGCCCCAGACTACATTATCTGTGACCCATCCATCCAGAGCAAGGTGGTGGAGAACATCAAGGCGACTTTGCAG GAGTTCTATGGGGAAGACGTGAAGTCATCTCCGGATTACGAAAGGATCATCAACAAGCGTCACTTCAAGAGGATCCTGGGCCTGTTGGAAGGGCAGAAGATTGCTCACGGGGGAGAGGCTGATGAGGCCTCCTGCTTCATAG CACCGACTATCCTCACCGACGTTTCTCCGGAGTCAAAGGTGATGGAGGAGGAAATCTTTGGACCGGTCCTTCCCATTCTGACCATGAAGAGCGTAGATGAAGCCATCGAGTTCATCAACCGTCGGGAGAAGCCCCTTGCCCTGTATGTCTTCTCCAACGACAAGAAG ttAATCAAAAGAGTCATCTCGGAAACCTCCAGTGGGGGTGTGACTGGAAATGATGTCATCATGCATTTCTTCCTCTCAACCTTACCCTTTGGTGGTGTTG GTAACAGCGGGATGGGCGCCTACCACGGCAAGCACAGCTTTGAGACCTTCTCCCACCGCCGTGCCTGCTTGATCAAGGACCTGAAGATGGAGGGTATGAACAATCTCCGGTACCCACCTAGCAGCCAGAAGAAAGTGGACTGGGCCAAGTTCTTCCTCTTGAAGCGATTTAACAAGAGCCGAGTGGGACTGGTCATCCTGGCCCTGCTGGGGATTGTGGCAGCGGTGGTGATAAAG ATGGTTTGCTGCTGA
- the LOC126039297 gene encoding aldehyde dehydrogenase family 3 member A2-like isoform X7 gives MKALLMQRFDHILYTGNSTVGKIVMAAAAKHLTPVTLELGGKSPCYIDKDCDLAVACRRITWGKYVNCGQTCVAPDYIICDPSIQSKVVENIKATLQEFYGEDVKSSPDYERIINKRHFKRILGLLEGQKIAHGGEADEASCFIAPTILTDVSPESKVMEEEIFGPVLPILTMKSVDEAIEFINRREKPLALYVFSNDKKLIKRVISETSSGGVTGNDVIMHSVLSTLPFGGVGNSGMGAYHGKHSFETFSHRRACLIKDLKMEGMNNLRYPPSSQKKVDWAKFFLLKRFNKSRVGLVILALLGIVAAVVIKMVCC, from the exons ATGAAAGCGCTGCTGATGCAGAGATTCGATCACATCCTGTATACTGGTAACTCCACAGTGGGCAAAATCGTGATGGCAGCAGCCGCCAAGCACCTGACGCCCGTCACCCTGGAGCTGGGTGGGAAGAGCCCCTGCTACATTGACAAGGACTGTGACTTGGCTGTTGCCTGCAG GCGGATAACGTGGGGGAAGTACGTGAACTGTGGGCAGACCTGCGTCGCCCCAGACTACATTATCTGTGACCCATCCATCCAGAGCAAGGTGGTGGAGAACATCAAGGCGACGCTGCAG GAGTTCTATGGGGAAGACGTGAAGTCATCTCCGGATTACGAAAGGATCATCAACAAGCGTCACTTCAAGAGGATCCTGGGCCTGTTGGAAGGGCAGAAGATTGCTCACGGGGGAGAGGCTGATGAGGCCTCCTGCTTCATAG CACCGACTATCCTCACCGACGTTTCTCCGGAGTCAAAGGTGATGGAGGAGGAAATCTTTGGACCGGTCCTTCCCATTCTGACCATGAAGAGCGTAGATGAAGCCATCGAGTTCATCAACCGTCGGGAGAAGCCCCTTGCCCTGTATGTCTTCTCCAACGACAAGAAG ttAATCAAAAGAGTCATCTCGGAAACCTCCAGTGGGGGTGTGACTGGAAATGATGTCATCATGCATTCCGTCCTCTCAACCTTACCCTTTGGTGGTGTTG GTAACAGCGGGATGGGCGCCTACCACGGCAAGCACAGCTTTGAGACCTTCTCCCACCGCCGTGCCTGCTTGATCAAGGACCTGAAGATGGAGGGTATGAACAATCTCCGGTACCCACCTAGCAGCCAGAAGAAAGTGGACTGGGCCAAGTTCTTCCTCTTGAAGCGATTTAACAAGAGCCGAGTGGGACTGGTCATCCTGGCCCTGCTGGGGATTGTGGCAGCGGTGGTGATAAAG ATGGTTTGCTGCTGA
- the LOC126039297 gene encoding aldehyde dehydrogenase family 3 member A2-like isoform X2, producing the protein MQRMQEVVGRARAAFKSGRCRSLEFRMQQLKALERMVREKEEEILAAIKADLHKSGHNAYSHEILGVLGELALAMDKLPSWAAPQPVKKNLLTMRDEAYICLEPLGVVLIIGAWNYPFVLIMQPLIGAIAAGNAVVVKPSEISENTAQLVADLLPQYLDRELYPVVTGGVPETTELLTQRFDHILYTGNSTVGKIVMAAAAKHLTPVTLELGGKSPCYIDKDCDLAVACRRITWGKYMNCGQTCIAPDYIICDPSIQSKVVENIKATLQEFYGEDVKSSPDYERIINKRHFKRILGLLEGQKIAHGGEADEASCFIAPTILTDVSPESKVMEEEIFGPVLPILTMKSVDEAIEFINRREKPLALYVFSNDKKLIKRVISETSSGGVTGNDVIMHFFLSTLPFGGVGNSGMGAYHGKHSFETFSHRRACLIKDLKMEGMNNLRYPPSSQKKVDWAKFFLLKRFNKSRVGLVILALLGIVAAVVIKNHQSVLKRKALLLVLAVQRLGWLSVW; encoded by the exons ATGCAGAGGATGCAGGAGGTCGTTGGGCGGGCGAGAGCCGCCTTCAAGTCGGGCCGGTGCCGCTCGCTCGAGTTCAGGATGCAGCAGCTGAAGGCCCTGGAGCGGATGGtgcgggagaaggaggaggagatccTGGCAGCCATCAAGGCAGATCTGCACAAG AGTGGACACAATGCATACAGCCATGAGATCCTGGGCGTTCTGGGGGAGCTGGCCCTGGCCATGGACAAGCTGCCGTCCTGGGCAGCCCCTCAGCCTGTGAAGAAGAACCTGCTGACGATGCGGGATGAGGCCTACATCTGCCTCGAGCCGCTGGGGGTGGTGCTGATCATCGGGGCCTGGAACTACCCCTTTGTCCTGATCATGCAACCTTTGATCGGGGCCATCGCAGCAG GTAATGCCGTGGTGGTGAAGCCATCAGAGATCAGCGAGAACACGGCTCAGCTGGTGGCTGATCTCCTCCCCCAGTACCTTGACCGG GAGCTGTATCCTGTGGTCACTGGAGGAGTACCTGAGACAACAGAGCTGCTGACGCAGAGATTTGATCACATCCTGTATACTGGTAACTCCACAGTGGGCAAAATCGTGATGGCAGCAGCCGCCAAGCACCTGACGCCCGTCACCCTGGAGCTGGGTGGGAAGAGCCCCTGTTACATTGACAAGGACTGTGACTTGGCTGTTGCCTGCAG GCGGATAACGTGGGGGAAGTACATGAACTGTGGGCAGACCTGCATCGCCCCAGACTACATTATCTGTGACCCATCCATCCAGAGCAAGGTGGTGGAGAACATCAAGGCGACTTTGCAG GAGTTCTATGGGGAAGACGTGAAGTCATCTCCGGATTACGAAAGGATCATCAACAAGCGTCACTTCAAGAGGATCCTGGGCCTGTTGGAAGGGCAGAAGATTGCTCACGGGGGAGAGGCTGATGAGGCCTCCTGCTTCATAG CACCGACTATCCTCACCGACGTTTCTCCGGAGTCAAAGGTGATGGAGGAGGAAATCTTTGGACCGGTCCTTCCCATTCTGACCATGAAGAGCGTAGATGAAGCCATCGAGTTCATCAACCGTCGGGAGAAGCCCCTTGCCCTGTATGTCTTCTCCAACGACAAGAAG ttAATCAAAAGAGTCATCTCGGAAACCTCCAGTGGGGGTGTGACTGGAAATGATGTCATCATGCATTTCTTCCTCTCAACCTTACCCTTTGGTGGTGTTG GTAACAGCGGGATGGGCGCCTACCACGGCAAGCACAGCTTTGAGACCTTCTCCCACCGCCGTGCCTGCTTGATCAAGGACCTGAAGATGGAGGGTATGAACAATCTCCGGTACCCACCTAGCAGCCAGAAGAAAGTGGACTGGGCCAAGTTCTTCCTCTTGAAGCGATTTAACAAGAGCCGAGTGGGACTGGTCATCCTGGCCCTGCTGGGGATTGTGGCAGCGGTGGTGATAAAG AATCACCAGTCTGTGCTGAAGAGAAAAGCTCTCTTGCTTGTGCTGGCTGTTCAGAGGCTGGGCTGGCTGAGTGTGTGGTAA